In one window of Nocardia brasiliensis DNA:
- the tsaE gene encoding tRNA (adenosine(37)-N6)-threonylcarbamoyltransferase complex ATPase subunit type 1 TsaE — protein MAEPQQRTLPTVDDTEALGRELAAGLGAGDLVVLDGPLGAGKTALTRGIAAGLGVQGRVSSPTFIIARQHRAGAQVGAVPLVHVDAYRLGGDLDELDALDLDTDLRQAVVVVEWGRGVVEHLTDRHLRVQLSREPDSDVRTAVWEWVD, from the coding sequence GTGGCTGAGCCTCAACAGCGCACGCTGCCTACGGTGGACGACACCGAGGCGCTCGGCCGGGAGCTGGCCGCCGGGCTCGGCGCGGGCGATCTGGTCGTGCTGGACGGACCGCTCGGCGCGGGCAAGACGGCGCTCACCCGCGGCATCGCGGCGGGGCTCGGGGTGCAGGGCCGGGTGAGTTCGCCGACCTTCATCATCGCCCGCCAGCATCGGGCGGGTGCGCAGGTCGGCGCGGTGCCGCTGGTGCACGTGGACGCCTACCGGCTCGGCGGCGATCTGGACGAACTGGACGCGCTCGACCTCGACACCGATCTGCGTCAGGCGGTGGTCGTGGTCGAGTGGGGCCGCGGCGTCGTCGAGCACCTGACCGACCGGCATCTGCGGGTGCAGCTCTCGCGCGAACCGGATTCGGACGTGCGCACCGCCGTATGGGAATGGGTGGATTAA
- the tsaB gene encoding tRNA (adenosine(37)-N6)-threonylcarbamoyltransferase complex dimerization subunit type 1 TsaB, with protein MLVLSVDTATPAVTAGLVELEQATPIRPRTIASRVRVDARAHAEVLTPQILECLTEAGRSRTDLAAVVVGIGPGPFTGLRVGMATAAAFGDALGLPVYGVCSLDAIAAAAAADLTPDSELLVVTDARRREVYWARYRDGVRVAGPEVAKPGEVDLAQATVIAGSASHVDFFDLPVLPVETPSPAGLAGVAAADVLARAVPDPLVPLYLRRPDAVEQSYRTLDRTGA; from the coding sequence ATGCTGGTATTAAGTGTCGACACCGCGACACCCGCCGTGACCGCGGGATTGGTGGAACTGGAGCAGGCAACACCGATCCGGCCGCGCACGATCGCCTCCCGTGTGCGGGTCGATGCGCGTGCGCACGCGGAGGTGCTCACGCCGCAGATCCTCGAATGTCTCACCGAGGCAGGCCGTTCCAGGACCGACCTGGCCGCGGTCGTGGTCGGTATCGGGCCGGGCCCCTTCACCGGGCTGCGGGTCGGCATGGCGACCGCCGCCGCGTTCGGTGACGCGCTCGGCCTGCCCGTCTACGGGGTGTGCAGCCTCGACGCCATCGCCGCGGCCGCCGCCGCCGACCTGACCCCGGACAGCGAACTGCTCGTCGTCACCGACGCGCGCCGCCGCGAGGTCTACTGGGCGCGCTACCGCGACGGCGTGCGCGTCGCGGGACCGGAGGTGGCCAAGCCGGGGGAGGTCGATCTCGCACAGGCCACGGTGATCGCCGGATCGGCCTCGCATGTCGACTTCTTCGACCTACCCGTGCTGCCGGTGGAGACGCCGTCCCCGGCCGGGCTGGCCGGCGTCGCCGCGGCCGACGTGCTCGCGCGTGCGGTGCCCGACCCGCTGGTGCCGCTGTATCTGCGCAGGCCCGACGCCGTCGAGCAGAGCTACCGCACCCTCGACCGGACGGGAGCGTGA
- the rimI gene encoding ribosomal protein S18-alanine N-acetyltransferase, giving the protein MDIRIEPMVVADIERCVELEQLLFPEDDPWPAVSFQSELAAAHNHYITARADDGRMVGYAGIALLGDAEHPEAEVHTIGVDPNCLRSGIGTRLLEALLDVAGERGGPVFLEVRTDNDPAIALYAKHGFHIIGLRKNYYHPSGADAYTMRRPALSALPLPDEVLS; this is encoded by the coding sequence ATGGACATCCGGATCGAACCGATGGTCGTCGCGGACATCGAGCGCTGCGTCGAGCTGGAACAGCTGCTGTTCCCGGAGGACGACCCCTGGCCCGCCGTCTCGTTCCAGTCGGAGCTGGCCGCCGCGCACAACCACTACATCACCGCGCGCGCCGACGACGGGCGAATGGTCGGCTACGCCGGCATCGCGCTGCTCGGTGATGCCGAACACCCCGAGGCCGAGGTGCACACCATCGGCGTCGACCCGAACTGTCTGCGCTCGGGCATCGGCACCCGGCTGCTGGAGGCGCTGCTCGACGTGGCGGGCGAGCGCGGCGGGCCGGTCTTCCTCGAGGTGCGCACCGACAACGATCCCGCGATCGCGCTGTACGCCAAGCACGGATTCCACATCATCGGCCTGCGCAAGAACTACTACCACCCGAGCGGCGCCGACGCCTACACCATGCGCAGGCCCGCGCTGAGCGCGCTGCCCCTGCCGGACGAGGTGCTGTCGTGA
- the tsaD gene encoding tRNA (adenosine(37)-N6)-threonylcarbamoyltransferase complex transferase subunit TsaD codes for MIIMGIESSCDETGVGIVRRHADGSCELLADEVASSVDQHARFGGVVPEIASRAHLEAIVPAMRRALAAAGIAKPDALAVTIGPGLAGALLVGVAAAKAYAAAWDVPFYALNHLGGHVAVDTLEHGPMPPCVALLVSGGHTHLLHVTDLAEPIVELGSTVDDAAGEAFDKVARLLGLGFPGGPALDAAAAQGDPTAIAFPRGMTGPRDARYDFSFSGLKTAVARHVEAAQRSGLTAADLPIPDIAASFQEAVADVLTMKAVRAAQDVGVDTLVLGGGATANSRIRSMAEQRCAAAGLTLRVPKPRLCTDNGVMIAALGAHIIAGGAAPSALTVATDPGLPVSTSRVS; via the coding sequence GTGATCATCATGGGCATCGAGAGCTCCTGCGACGAAACCGGAGTCGGCATCGTGCGCAGGCACGCCGACGGCAGCTGCGAGCTGCTCGCCGACGAGGTCGCCTCCAGCGTCGATCAGCATGCCCGCTTCGGCGGCGTGGTGCCCGAGATCGCGTCCCGCGCGCATCTGGAAGCGATCGTGCCCGCCATGCGCCGCGCGCTGGCCGCCGCGGGCATCGCCAAGCCCGACGCGCTGGCCGTGACCATCGGCCCCGGCCTCGCCGGTGCGCTGCTGGTCGGTGTCGCGGCGGCGAAAGCCTATGCGGCGGCGTGGGATGTGCCGTTCTACGCGCTGAACCATCTCGGTGGACACGTCGCGGTGGACACGCTCGAGCACGGCCCGATGCCGCCGTGCGTCGCGCTGCTCGTGTCCGGCGGGCACACCCACCTGTTGCACGTGACCGACCTGGCCGAACCGATCGTCGAGCTGGGCAGCACCGTCGACGACGCGGCGGGCGAGGCCTTCGACAAGGTAGCCCGGCTGCTCGGCCTCGGCTTCCCCGGCGGCCCGGCGCTGGACGCCGCTGCCGCGCAAGGCGACCCGACGGCGATCGCCTTCCCGCGCGGCATGACCGGCCCGCGCGACGCGCGCTACGACTTCTCCTTCTCCGGCCTCAAGACCGCCGTCGCCCGCCACGTGGAGGCCGCCCAGCGTAGCGGCCTGACCGCCGCGGACCTGCCCATCCCGGATATCGCCGCGTCGTTCCAGGAGGCGGTCGCCGACGTGCTCACCATGAAGGCGGTGCGCGCGGCCCAGGACGTCGGCGTGGACACGCTGGTGCTCGGCGGTGGCGCCACCGCCAACTCCCGGATTCGATCGATGGCCGAACAGCGTTGCGCCGCCGCCGGATTGACCCTTCGCGTGCCGAAACCCCGGCTGTGCACCGACAACGGCGTCATGATCGCCGCCCTCGGCGCCCACATCATCGCGGGCGGGGCCGCGCCATCGGCCCTCACCGTCGCCACCGACCCCGGCCTCCCGGTCTCGACCAGCCGCGTCAGCTGA
- a CDS encoding Hsp70 family protein, producing the protein MRTSLGISAGSEVVCSALVATASNGAQSFDYRVVSADAAHSDLGDLVASSIELMTNQLPSTQLAHEVDYPVGARFGGASPRYLDVPTSRPPTSVAVAYRTKEQAQAIRSATGKQRELRLVPEGTAALTYLRHTGLLDRYETVAIIDLGASGLTVTVADQADATTLRSERTGAISGNAIDDLIYHHLVDLHYARRGTRPNRGMLTNRGRAAKEHLSIAPAVTIDHVAGQPLKLTRADFEELIADLLRETAVFAAAVFARAPKFPEAVAVIGGGANIPAVVDTLARQLDVPVFTVEDPDAVIAKGAALVADSVQPSVIPLAALGSDAPVGTFTKVVGTLAGAIVVVGLIIGYGVKTFAPTSDDEVSPAGTTSSASQLPPAPSVAPPTTTGTTTSGRNQESTNHPTDGNLPSITQDRGQPSSAPGPSVVPPTLRPDPNLPVIPFPELLGPLFGTPPGGSSGQDTDKPGTTAPSQVPPTGQRQAPARTEVPIIPRSNSGSAHPGASTIAPTHSD; encoded by the coding sequence ATGCGAACATCCCTCGGCATCTCCGCCGGGTCCGAGGTCGTGTGCTCGGCACTGGTCGCCACCGCCTCGAACGGGGCGCAGAGCTTCGATTACCGGGTCGTCTCCGCCGACGCGGCGCACTCCGACCTCGGCGACCTGGTCGCCTCCTCGATCGAGTTGATGACCAACCAGCTGCCGAGCACCCAGCTGGCCCACGAGGTCGACTATCCCGTCGGCGCCCGCTTCGGCGGCGCGAGCCCACGCTACCTCGACGTACCGACCAGCAGGCCACCCACCAGCGTCGCCGTCGCCTACCGGACCAAGGAGCAGGCGCAGGCGATCCGCTCGGCCACCGGCAAGCAGCGCGAACTCCGACTGGTTCCCGAGGGCACCGCGGCACTCACCTACCTGCGGCACACCGGGCTGCTCGACCGCTACGAGACCGTCGCCATCATCGACCTCGGCGCCAGCGGGCTCACCGTCACCGTTGCCGACCAGGCCGACGCCACCACGCTTCGGTCCGAGCGCACCGGCGCGATCAGCGGCAACGCCATCGACGACCTGATCTATCACCACCTGGTCGACCTGCACTACGCCCGGCGCGGTACCCGGCCCAACCGCGGCATGCTGACCAACCGCGGCCGCGCGGCCAAGGAGCACCTGTCCATCGCGCCCGCCGTCACCATCGACCACGTCGCGGGACAGCCGCTCAAACTGACCAGGGCGGACTTCGAAGAGCTCATCGCCGATCTGCTCCGCGAGACCGCGGTCTTCGCGGCCGCGGTGTTCGCCAGGGCGCCCAAGTTCCCGGAGGCGGTCGCGGTGATCGGCGGCGGCGCCAACATCCCCGCCGTCGTGGACACCCTCGCGCGCCAGCTCGACGTCCCGGTGTTCACCGTGGAAGATCCCGATGCGGTGATCGCGAAAGGCGCCGCGCTGGTTGCCGATTCGGTTCAGCCGTCGGTGATCCCGCTGGCCGCGCTCGGCAGCGACGCACCGGTCGGCACGTTCACCAAGGTGGTCGGCACGCTGGCCGGAGCGATCGTGGTGGTCGGGTTGATCATCGGCTATGGCGTGAAGACCTTCGCCCCCACCTCCGACGACGAGGTCTCCCCCGCGGGCACCACCAGCAGCGCCTCCCAGCTGCCGCCCGCGCCGAGCGTCGCCCCGCCGACCACGACGGGCACCACCACCAGCGGACGCAACCAGGAGAGCACCAACCACCCGACCGACGGCAATCTGCCCTCGATCACCCAGGATCGCGGTCAGCCGTCGAGCGCGCCGGGCCCCTCTGTCGTGCCGCCCACCCTGCGGCCGGACCCGAACCTGCCGGTCATCCCGTTCCCCGAGCTACTCGGCCCGCTGTTCGGCACTCCGCCGGGCGGCTCCTCTGGGCAGGACACGGACAAGCCGGGAACCACTGCGCCCAGCCAGGTTCCGCCCACCGGCCAGCGCCAGGCCCCGGCCCGGACCGAGGTGCCGATCATCCCCCGCTCCAACTCCGGCTCCGCCCACCCGGGCGCGAGCACCATCGCCCCCACCCACTCGGACTGA
- the groES gene encoding co-chaperone GroES, whose product MASVNIKPLEDKILVQANEAETTTASGLVIPDTAKEKPQEGTVIAVGEGRVTDKGDRIPVDVKEGDTVIYSKYGGTEIKYQGEEYLILSARDVLAVVTK is encoded by the coding sequence GTGGCGAGCGTGAACATCAAGCCGCTCGAGGACAAGATCCTCGTCCAGGCCAACGAGGCCGAGACGACGACGGCCTCCGGCCTGGTCATCCCCGACACGGCGAAGGAAAAGCCGCAGGAGGGCACCGTCATCGCCGTCGGCGAAGGCCGCGTCACCGACAAGGGTGACCGCATCCCGGTCGACGTCAAGGAGGGTGACACCGTCATCTACAGCAAGTACGGCGGCACCGAGATCAAGTACCAGGGCGAGGAGTACCTCATCCTGTCGGCGCGCGACGTGCTGGCCGTCGTCACCAAGTGA
- the groL gene encoding chaperonin GroEL (60 kDa chaperone family; promotes refolding of misfolded polypeptides especially under stressful conditions; forms two stacked rings of heptamers to form a barrel-shaped 14mer; ends can be capped by GroES; misfolded proteins enter the barrel where they are refolded when GroES binds): protein MAKQIEFDEHARRALERGVDKLADAVKVTLGPRGRHVVLAKAFGGPTVTNDGVTIAREIDLEDPFENLGAQLVKSVATKTNDVAGDGTTTATVLAQALVRAGLKNVAAGANPISLGAGIAKAADTVADALLAAATPVSGEKAIAQVATVSSRDEEIGEMVGKALTVVGKDGVVTVEESSTLQTELVVTEGVQFDKGYLSPYFVTDVDAQQAVLEDAYVLLHREKVSSLPDFLPLLEKVAESGKPVLIIAEDVEGEALSTLVVNSIRKTIKAVAVKAPFFGDRRKAFLDDLAVVTAGTVINPDLGITLREAGLDVLGKARRVVVTKDDTTIIDGAGTAEDISARSAQLRREIEATDSDWDREKLEERLAKLSGGVAVIKVGAATETALKERKYRVEDAVSAAKAAVEEGIVPGGGSALVQASTKLGELRDSLSGDEAVGVEVVRTALSAPLFWIATNAGVDGAVVVSKVAEGKEGFNAATLSYGDLVTDGVVDPVKVTRSAVVNAASVARMILTTESAVVDKPAEEAPEHSHHGHSH from the coding sequence ATGGCAAAGCAGATCGAGTTCGACGAGCACGCTCGCCGGGCTCTGGAACGCGGCGTCGACAAGCTCGCCGACGCCGTCAAGGTCACCCTCGGCCCGCGTGGCCGCCACGTCGTGCTCGCGAAGGCCTTCGGCGGCCCGACCGTGACCAACGACGGTGTCACCATCGCGCGCGAGATCGACCTCGAGGACCCGTTCGAGAACCTCGGCGCACAGCTGGTCAAGAGCGTCGCCACCAAGACCAACGATGTCGCGGGCGACGGCACCACCACCGCCACCGTGCTGGCCCAGGCGCTGGTCCGGGCCGGCCTGAAGAACGTTGCCGCGGGCGCGAATCCGATCTCGCTCGGCGCCGGCATCGCCAAGGCCGCCGACACGGTCGCCGATGCGCTGCTGGCCGCGGCCACCCCGGTCTCCGGCGAGAAGGCGATCGCGCAGGTCGCCACGGTTTCCTCGCGGGACGAGGAGATCGGCGAGATGGTCGGCAAGGCGCTGACCGTCGTCGGCAAGGACGGCGTGGTCACCGTCGAGGAGTCCTCGACGCTGCAGACCGAGCTGGTCGTCACCGAGGGCGTGCAGTTCGACAAGGGCTACCTGTCGCCGTACTTCGTCACCGACGTCGACGCCCAGCAGGCCGTGCTGGAGGACGCCTACGTCCTGCTGCACCGGGAGAAGGTCAGCTCGCTGCCCGACTTCCTGCCGCTGCTGGAGAAGGTCGCCGAGTCCGGCAAGCCGGTGCTGATCATCGCCGAGGACGTCGAGGGCGAGGCGCTGTCCACCCTGGTGGTCAACTCGATCCGCAAGACGATCAAGGCCGTCGCGGTGAAGGCGCCGTTCTTCGGCGACCGGCGCAAGGCGTTCCTGGACGACCTGGCCGTGGTCACCGCGGGCACCGTGATCAACCCGGACCTGGGCATCACGCTGCGCGAGGCGGGCCTCGACGTGCTCGGCAAGGCACGCCGGGTCGTCGTCACCAAGGACGACACCACCATCATCGACGGTGCGGGCACCGCCGAGGACATCTCCGCGCGCAGCGCGCAGCTGCGCCGGGAGATCGAGGCCACCGACTCCGACTGGGATCGCGAGAAGCTCGAGGAGCGGCTGGCGAAGCTGTCCGGCGGCGTCGCGGTCATCAAGGTCGGTGCGGCCACCGAGACGGCGCTCAAGGAGCGCAAGTACCGCGTCGAGGACGCGGTGAGCGCGGCGAAGGCCGCCGTCGAGGAGGGCATCGTGCCCGGTGGCGGCTCCGCGCTGGTGCAGGCCTCGACCAAGCTCGGCGAACTGCGTGACTCGCTGTCCGGCGACGAGGCGGTCGGTGTCGAGGTGGTGCGGACCGCGCTGTCGGCCCCGCTGTTCTGGATCGCCACCAACGCGGGCGTGGATGGTGCCGTGGTGGTCAGCAAGGTCGCCGAGGGCAAGGAGGGCTTCAACGCCGCCACCCTCAGCTACGGCGACCTGGTGACCGACGGTGTCGTCGACCCGGTGAAGGTGACCCGCTCGGCCGTGGTGAACGCGGCCTCGGTCGCGCGGATGATCCTGACCACCGAGAGCGCGGTCGTGGACAAGCCTGCCGAAGAGGCGCCGGAGCACAGCCACCACGGGCACAGCCACTGA
- a CDS encoding RskA family anti-sigma factor, whose translation MNERQVDLAHTVALGSIDDEDHHEVQELLDTEDPALRAEFITEIRRTREALSTLATVTASQPPAALRSRLLAAIAADSRS comes from the coding sequence ATGAACGAACGCCAGGTCGATCTCGCGCACACCGTCGCGCTCGGATCGATCGACGACGAAGACCACCACGAGGTGCAGGAACTGCTCGACACCGAGGACCCCGCCCTACGCGCGGAGTTCATCACTGAGATCCGGCGCACGCGAGAGGCCCTCTCGACGCTCGCCACCGTTACGGCCAGCCAACCGCCCGCAGCGTTGCGGAGTCGGTTGCTCGCCGCCATCGCGGCCGATAGCCGCTCATAA
- a CDS encoding sigma-70 family RNA polymerase sigma factor: protein MDSAVTARAAESIELAALLARCGQADQEAFAELYDRTSARVFGLVLRVLHDPGYAEETTQEVYLQIWRTAASFDPDKGSAVTWLMTLAHRRAVDRVRAEQAHTQREVAYGIRVLGNEFDEVTEEVERRLEQQAVLDGLATLTETQREAISLAYYGGRTYAEVAHYLGVGLPTVKSRIRDGLTRLKRSLGVT from the coding sequence GTGGATTCTGCGGTTACGGCCCGCGCCGCCGAAAGTATCGAGCTCGCCGCCCTGCTGGCCAGGTGCGGTCAAGCCGACCAGGAAGCCTTCGCCGAGCTATACGACCGGACGTCCGCGCGCGTCTTCGGTCTGGTGCTGCGCGTCCTACACGACCCCGGATACGCCGAGGAGACGACCCAAGAGGTCTATCTACAGATCTGGCGCACCGCCGCCAGTTTCGACCCCGACAAGGGTTCGGCCGTCACGTGGTTGATGACGCTGGCACATCGGCGAGCCGTCGACCGGGTGCGCGCCGAGCAGGCGCACACCCAACGCGAGGTCGCCTACGGGATCCGGGTGCTCGGTAACGAATTCGACGAAGTGACCGAAGAGGTAGAGCGAAGGCTCGAACAACAGGCTGTCCTCGACGGTCTCGCGACCTTGACCGAGACCCAGCGGGAAGCCATCTCGCTCGCCTACTACGGCGGGCGAACCTATGCGGAGGTAGCCCACTACCTTGGCGTAGGGTTACCGACCGTTAAGTCCCGAATTCGGGACGGATTGACACGACTCAAAAGAAGTTTGGGGGTGACGTGA
- a CDS encoding WhiB family transcriptional regulator, producing the protein MPMPTHLPGPNADVWDWQMRGSCRGQDSAVFFHPDGERGRARTAREMRAKEICRACPVLMQCRSHALKVSEPYGIWGGMSETEREMHARRNRRRMAV; encoded by the coding sequence ATGCCCATGCCCACCCACCTCCCCGGGCCGAACGCCGATGTCTGGGATTGGCAGATGCGAGGGTCCTGCCGTGGGCAGGACTCGGCCGTGTTCTTCCACCCCGACGGCGAACGTGGCCGTGCTCGTACCGCGCGCGAGATGCGCGCCAAGGAGATCTGCCGGGCCTGCCCCGTGCTGATGCAGTGCCGCAGTCACGCCCTCAAGGTCAGCGAGCCCTACGGCATCTGGGGCGGCATGTCCGAGACCGAACGCGAGATGCACGCACGGCGCAATCGCCGCCGCATGGCGGTCTGA
- a CDS encoding sigma-70 family RNA polymerase sigma factor, translating into MTNTGEELDLAVAAAAQGDRSALAQVLEMIRPLVVRYCRARIGAAERGQLSADDVAQEVCLAVMTALPRYQDQGRPFMAFVYGIASHKVADAHRNAARNKAEAMAEVPDVISTDHGPEQRALESETSRQMNRLLATLPEKHREILILRLVMGLSAEETAVAVGSTAGAIRVAQHRALAKLKSQVARAGELYG; encoded by the coding sequence ATGACGAACACGGGCGAAGAGTTGGACCTCGCCGTCGCTGCCGCTGCGCAGGGCGACAGATCCGCTTTAGCTCAGGTACTGGAGATGATCCGCCCGCTGGTGGTGCGCTACTGCCGCGCGCGGATCGGAGCCGCGGAGCGTGGGCAGCTCTCCGCGGACGACGTTGCGCAGGAGGTCTGTTTGGCCGTGATGACCGCCTTGCCCAGGTATCAAGACCAGGGCAGGCCCTTCATGGCCTTCGTATACGGAATCGCTTCGCACAAGGTTGCCGACGCCCACCGCAACGCCGCCCGTAACAAGGCGGAGGCGATGGCCGAAGTACCAGATGTCATATCCACCGACCATGGTCCGGAACAACGAGCTCTCGAATCGGAGACGAGCAGGCAGATGAACCGTCTGCTCGCGACGCTCCCCGAGAAACATCGAGAGATCCTGATCCTGCGATTGGTCATGGGTTTGTCAGCCGAAGAAACCGCAGTCGCCGTGGGCAGTACGGCGGGCGCGATACGAGTGGCTCAGCACAGGGCACTCGCGAAACTCAAGTCTCAAGTGGCGAGGGCAGGTGAATTGTATGGCTAG
- a CDS encoding anti-sigma-D factor RsdA produces MARDGERGRGDWKARLGSRDSGPYADASGDTGPVDIAAVRRDDALIDAIASDGEVRTESAEEYQLAALLADWRAELIAPPMADAPDLDAIVAAVNQEIGARQVRLGAQTGSRLRLVRPLLGAAAALALVFGGMTAFSYNAEPGDPLWRVKEVVFSEQAQSTVVQRTDSDLSEAGKLVSQDPVAAKQRLAAAKENAGQISDPKKHTQAMEEWNRLVAELAKVSPVLADQLNNGTSDPVTPTPTSGVKPTKPVPPVHTTPDATIMQTKPSDPSDRPTEPNEPPTNDKPTTPPPVTTTPPPVDTTTQPATPTTVSGPAVGDPTVDPDEGVPTKPPAQGNSGSTFVVPSGSGLPSTS; encoded by the coding sequence ATGGCTAGGGATGGCGAGCGCGGTCGGGGCGACTGGAAAGCGCGGCTTGGATCGCGAGATAGCGGTCCCTACGCCGACGCGTCAGGGGACACCGGCCCGGTCGATATCGCCGCGGTGCGCCGCGACGATGCTCTGATCGATGCCATCGCCAGCGATGGCGAGGTGCGCACCGAGAGCGCGGAGGAGTATCAGCTCGCGGCTTTGCTCGCGGATTGGCGCGCGGAGCTCATCGCTCCGCCGATGGCCGACGCACCCGATCTGGACGCGATCGTTGCCGCGGTCAATCAGGAGATCGGTGCGCGTCAGGTACGGCTAGGGGCCCAGACCGGCAGTCGACTACGGCTGGTTCGCCCGCTCCTCGGGGCCGCGGCGGCACTCGCCCTGGTCTTCGGCGGTATGACGGCGTTCTCCTACAACGCCGAACCGGGTGATCCGCTGTGGCGGGTCAAAGAGGTCGTGTTCAGCGAGCAGGCGCAGAGCACCGTGGTGCAGCGCACCGACAGCGATCTGAGCGAGGCGGGCAAGCTGGTCAGCCAGGATCCCGTCGCGGCCAAGCAGCGCTTGGCGGCGGCCAAGGAGAATGCCGGGCAGATCAGTGACCCGAAGAAGCACACCCAGGCGATGGAGGAGTGGAACCGGCTCGTCGCGGAGCTGGCCAAGGTCAGCCCGGTACTGGCCGACCAGCTGAACAACGGCACCTCCGATCCGGTGACGCCGACGCCGACCAGCGGGGTCAAGCCGACCAAGCCGGTGCCGCCGGTGCACACCACGCCGGATGCCACGATCATGCAGACCAAGCCGAGCGACCCGTCGGACAGGCCGACCGAGCCGAACGAGCCGCCGACCAACGACAAACCGACCACCCCGCCGCCGGTGACCACGACACCGCCGCCGGTCGATACGACCACCCAGCCTGCGACACCCACCACGGTGTCCGGGCCAGCGGTGGGCGATCCGACCGTCGATCCGGACGAAGGCGTGCCGACCAAGCCGCCGGCGCAGGGTAATTCGGGTAGCACGTTCGTCGTGCCGTCCGGGTCGGGTTTGCCGAGCACGAGCTGA
- a CDS encoding DUF5319 domain-containing protein: MRDHLPPGLPPDPFAGDPSDPSAALDAIEPGEPLDPHERLAVEEDLADLAVYEALLAHRGIRGLVVSCEDCRQDHYHDWDMLRANLLQLLVDGTVRPHEPAYDPTPEAYVTWDYCRGYADASMNEAFHGDGFDGFDS, from the coding sequence GTGCGTGACCATCTACCACCTGGCTTGCCGCCGGATCCCTTCGCCGGAGACCCCTCCGACCCGTCCGCCGCGCTCGATGCCATCGAGCCCGGTGAGCCGCTGGATCCCCACGAGCGCCTTGCGGTCGAGGAGGATCTCGCTGATCTCGCCGTCTACGAGGCCCTACTAGCGCACCGCGGTATCCGCGGACTCGTGGTCAGCTGCGAAGACTGTCGGCAGGACCACTACCACGACTGGGACATGTTGCGCGCCAACCTGCTTCAGCTACTGGTGGACGGCACGGTGCGTCCGCACGAGCCCGCCTACGACCCGACGCCGGAAGCGTACGTCACCTGGGATTACTGCCGGGGCTACGCGGATGCGTCGATGAACGAGGCGTTCCACGGCGACGGCTTCGACGGTTTCGACAGCTGA